The Hyperolius riggenbachi isolate aHypRig1 chromosome 3, aHypRig1.pri, whole genome shotgun sequence genome window below encodes:
- the LOC137564317 gene encoding E3 ubiquitin/ISG15 ligase TRIM25-like encodes MASADVRKELLDCSICLNTYTDPVTLRCGHNFCRGCIDSVLDSQKVSGCYSCPECRAECLERPVLVRNITLCNIVESFQPAQPHQKESGVFCTYCVDCSVPVVKFCLLCEASLCDKHLRVHSKSPEHIITDPTTSLGSRKCSVHKKILEYYCTEDNTCICVSCRLDGEHQGHKVEKLEEASEKKKNKLRNDLLNLITEREKAEKRVQKLQEGMRSTHGKSADVKARVTALITDLRRQLEDLEKKVLAEVCRQEEQMSLSISHSIQQLEIKKKHLSGKMGDIEKLCNMFDPLTVLQEPDACDLCDTEEGGNGDTEGHDKCHQGAGDLDVALISQTLHALSGIITEVNGGIYSKYIMTDVSLDVNTASDYLNISNDRKTASYATTGQDRPVRPERFHSYNHVISSQSFSSGKHYWEAECNETGGWDIGMCYPSIERKGNRSQIGYNNKSWCLHRNINQYAVIYDSKVIQIPHSVSSNRVRICLDYEAGQLSFYELCDPIRHLHTFTATFTEPLHVALGVFCTQGYWVKILPYKCL; translated from the exons ATGGCCTCTGCTGATGTGAGGAAGGAGCTGCTGGACTGTTCCATCTGCCTGAACACTTATACAGATCCTGTAACACTGAGATGTGGACACAACTTCTGCCGGGGCTGTATTGATTCTGTGCTGGACTCACAGAAGGTATCGGGATGTTATTCCTGCCCAGAATGCAGAGCAGAGTGTTTGGAACGCCCTGTCCTAGTCAGGAACATAACTCTGTGTAACATTGTGGAGAGTTTCCAGCCTGCGCAGCCACATCAGAAGGAAAGTGGCGTCTTCTGTACCTATTGTGTGGATTGCTCTGTTCCTGTTGTTAAGTTTTGTCTATTGTGTGAGGCTTCTTTGTGTGATAAACACCTGCGAGTCCACAGCAAGTCACCAGAGCACATTATCACTGACCCCACCACTTCCCTGGGGAGCAGGAAATGCTCTGTGCATAAGAAGatcctggagtattactgcactgaggacaacacctgtatctgtgtgtcctgCAGGCTGGATGGAGAACACCAGGGACACAAGGTGGAGAAGCTGGAGGAGGCCTctgaaaagaagaaaaataagCTGAGAAATGATCTGCTGAATCTGATTACAGAGAGAGAGAAGGCTGAGAAAAGAGTCCAGAAGCTGCAGGAAGGCATGAGAAGCACACATGGAAAATCAGCTGATGTGAAAGCTAGAGTCACTGCCCTGATCACAGACCTGAGGAGACAGCTGGAAGACCTGGAGAAGAAAGTCCTTGCTGAGGTCTGCAGGCAGGAGGAGCAGATGTCACTTTCTATTTCTCATTCTATCCAACAACTTGAAATAAAGAAAAAGCATCTATCTGGGAAGATGGGTGACATTGAGAAGCTGTGTAACATGTTTGACCCACTGACTGTCCTACAGGAGCCAGACGCATGTGACTTGTGTGACACTGAGGAGGGGGGTaatggggacacagagggacatgaTAAATGTCACCAGGGTGcaggggatctggatgtggctcTGATCTCACAGACATTACATGCATTGTCTGGCATAATAACTGAGGTAAATGGAGGGATTTATAGTAAATACATAATGACTGACGTATCactggatgtaaacacagctaGTGATTATTTAAATATATCCAATGACAGGAAAACTGCATCTTAT GCGACCACGGGT CAGGACCGCCCAGTAAGACCAGAGAGATTTCACAGTTATAACCATGTAATCAGCAGTCAGAGTTTCTCCTCAGGGAAGCATTACTGGGAAGCTGAGTGTAATGAAACAGGGGGGTGGGATATTGGAATGTGTTATCCCAGTATAGAGAGGAAAGGTAATCGGTCACAAATTGGCTATAACAACAAGTCCTGGTGTTTGCATAGAAACATTAATCAGTATGCAGTGATCTATGACAGTAAAGTGATTCAGATTCCTCACAGTGTCTCCAGTAACAGAGTCAGGATCTGCctggattatgaggccgggcagCTGTCCTTTTATGAGCTGTGTGACCCAATCAGACACTTacacaccttcactgccaccttcactgagcccctccatgttGCGCTAGGTGTGTTTTGCACACAGGGTTACTGGGTGAAAATTCTGCCCTATAAGTGCTTATGA